tatgaggctgatgggggctatatgaggctgatgggggctgtatgaggctgatggggggctgtatgaggctgatgggggcaatatgaggctgatgggggctatatgaggctgatgggggctatatgaggctgatgggggctatatgaggctgatgggggctatatgaggctgatggggggcatatgaggctgatggggggcatatgaggctgattggggggcatatgaggctgatggggggcatatgaggctgatggggggcatatgaggctgatggggggctgtatgaggctgatggggggcatatgaggctgatgggggctatatgaggctgatgggggctgtatgaggctgatggggggctgtatgaggctgatggggggctgtatgaggctgatggggggcatatgaggctgatggggggcatatgaggctgatggggggcatatgaggctgatggggggcatatgaggctgatgggggctatatgaggctgatggggggctatatgaggctgatggggggctatctgaggctgatgggggctatatgaggctgatgggggctgtggcAGAGCAGAATATACAGATTTTCTGCCATAGTTAtagtggggaagggaatagacagatgtatcagagctgtatatgtggcggcTCAGCATCAATGATGGTGTTATAGAGAAAACGATGTAGCATGGCCGAATATGCTGCTGATCGAACACCGTGCTGGTTGAAAAGATAAAtggacagatgcagcagagctgtatatgaagcttttcagacacagtgctagtgggggagtagaataaagatgtagcagggctgtataggaagccattcagccaaagtgatcttatgggactggagaagacacatgtagctgagctgtatatgcatctataaagatacatagtgtaaggtttatacacaactggagtacagctgtaatggaaacaaatctgcatcagtgcttgtGGGTGGGGATTGGTCAAGCTTTGGAGCTAATCTATAACGTGAATTTATAGGGACAAAGGAACGGCCATTATGGGATGTAATTTTTGTTACTGGGATATATGGTGGACAGAAAGGATTTATTTGAGAATGGAGAGGCCTTTATGGAATGGATGGAATATGATTCACAGGTATATATGTTGTACAACAAGGATTTTATAGGGACAAAGCAAAGGACActtgaaaattattattttttttaatttatatatatatatatattttttatttatttatttattttttccagtataCGATTCTGGAGATTCCTGCTTGCATTACAGCGTGTTATCTCGACTCTGGAAATCCGATTTAGTAACATCTATTCCAGGAAATAGTACGCCTGTTGACTGATTTGAACGGTAAGAgagcatgttttgttttattttacatatatatatatatatatatatatatatgatatattttaatactatattcaatatataaataattatctAACCCCATTTGTTGATTGTTGTAGTTTCGATTGGTTTGGTAGAGGCCAACAACTTGTATTTAGTTTTGGTATACGTAGATGAGGTGTTCCTCAAATTTAACAACTTTTACTACCTCTATGATTGATAAGCGGATCTATCGGTCTGCAAACCACAATTATGATCTACTATGAGAAAAAGCTAATTTCgatcacaaatttttttttttttttattgtttgtggtATTTTGAATTTGATATATTTCTAATGAAGCCTATTTTATCAACCCTTACAGATCACTAAATTTGGAATTTCCAACATGCCCTCGTGCATTATAAAGGGATGTACCCACACCtggaaaaacaaagataaaaatatcATAATGCATGTGTTTCCAAAAGATCCCAGAATAGTCCGGAAATGGCTTGAGCAGGCTCCTGACCATTTTCCAAACGTGGACGAATGGCTTGAAAAAATCttggaaacacaaaaaaaaaatgataattatcGATTGTGCTCAAAGCACTTTGACTATTTTTCATATGAGGAAGGAGGATTGCGTAAAAAATTACGTCGTGATGCTGTGCCCACCATTTTCCCACCAAACATTAGCAGCACCCTGGATTCATCGGATGCAACTACTGAGACGGAAAGTCAGACAACTTCGGAATCATTGGTTAGTTCAGAATCGCGCTCCGCTACTCCGTTAGGAGATGTTTCCGGAGAACTCGGAGAAACAAAAAGTTCCGATGGAACATTGCCAACAATAGCAGCTACCCCATGtgtcaaaagaaaacaaaaaagaagaaGGGTATCAGAACATCCAAACACACAAGTTGTGTCACATCCGGTTGGTTCAAGTGGGAATGTCGTTCTACACGGTGAAATTAATCTCCTGGGAAGCACGATCCAACTTCACCTGCCAATTACTGCAACTGTTACAGACACCAATGTTTTACTTCCTACTTATAGCTTGCCAACCATGGTTGATCAGTCAACAAATACAGACTTATATTGGTCTAAGGATCATAAGACATTTGTCCTTGATACGAGTTATGTTTCAAAAGTCAATATTGGTATCCAGACCAAAAAAATAAGATATCGTCAACGAGGAACACAATGTTGTCTATTGAAGGACCGCGTAAAAAGAGCTAAAGGATctttttctggcaaaaaaaataaaaaaggaaaaacctgTGAAAAAACATCACTCGCAAGTGGCAAAGGACAGCTGAACGAAGATGAAGGTTCAGATAATGGCCAAATAGACCTGTTAGAAGAAGAAATTGAACCATCCAAGCATTCTGACTATGATAATATACAATTCAGTGAAGACATTGAGATGTCACAAAGTTTATTTTATTCAACACCATTGAGCGCTGCCAAACTGTGCAGCAGATTAGAAATAAACGAACTGTCACCTTTGAAGAAAAACATTAGAGATTGTCATACAATTCAACTTACAAGTATAAATTTATTGGAAGAAGAAAATGATGCTATAGAAGAAGAACCTGATTTATCGCCTGGGGTAATTATGGAATCTGATGAAGAGGAAGACGAAGATTTATCTACATTCCTAGAAGACTTTGAGGATGAGATAGAGCCTCTAGATCAAGTAACAATCGATGGGAACCAAATGGATATAATTGGAGGTGATATCAAAGACCCTGTTAGTGAAAATAAATTTATAGTTTTCGAAAGTTGCCTGGATAGTCTGATCAGTATGATTCCATGCCAATATAGGAAGTCATGTGGGAGTCGACTAACTCATAAGAAGATTAGACAGATCGGATCTGCGATTAACTTGGATGTGAAATGTGTCCGGGGTCACATTCAACTACTATGGACCAGCCAGCCGAGAGTAAATCGCATTTCCGCCGGCAACCTACTCTTGTCTAGTGCAATAGTGCTTAGTGGGAATCActtcctcaaaataaaaatgttttttgatataataaatatttttatgatATCTCGTTCAACCCATTACCGTTACCAgccaaaatacatttttccaaGCATACACGAAGAATGGCAACAAGAACGTGCAAAAATTGTCTCTGCACTAGGAAGATCACCTGTATGCTTGGCGGGTGACGGTCAATCTGACAGCCCTGGATTTTCAGCTAAATATTGTATATATACAATGATGGAGACTGACCAAGGAAAAATAGTCGACTTTAGTGTTGTACAAATAATTCCTCCGGCATCTTCAGTTAGCctagaaaaaaatgcttttaaagaAACAATAGACCgaattatagaaaaaaatataaatgttagaATAGTGGCAACCGATCGCCATGTTTCAATACGGaaactaataaaagatgaatatCCACGGATAATCCATCAATTTGATGTTTGGCATCTGGCAAAGTCAGTTGGGCAAAAAATTCTAACTGCTTCAAAAACCCAAAATTGTTCTGCCCTCTCACCGTGGATATCATCCATAAAAAACCATCTATGGTGGTGCGCTAGAAATTGTGATGGCAACCCTACAAAATTAGTGATAAGATGGAAGTCCGTTCTAAAACATGTTTTAAATATACACGAATGGGAAACAGAAGATGAATACTCACGGTGCCATCATAACACAGAAATACAAGATAAAAAGTGGCTCCTTGATCACTCTGCCGCATTTGAAAAGCTGAAAAGTATTGTTGAAAGTCAGAAACTTATAAAGGACATTGAACATCTTTGTTTTTTTGTCATACAGGAGATTTAGAGGTTTTCCACTCCTGCGTACTAAAGTACCGACCTAAACGGGTGCATTTTTATTTCGATGCCATGGTAGCTCGTACAACACTCGCTGTTTTGGAACACAATACAAATGTTGGCAGAGTACAGGCAGTTTTCCAAGAAAGGACTGATGCAGAGGGTCAGGAACAAGCTAAAAAATATAGATTTGAGTACAGTAAAGCACGCAAAGCCTGGGTGGTCAAGTTACTGTACGAACCACGGTCTCAAGAATTTTTGAAGCCAATATTCATTAGAATTATTGAACTTGCTGAGGGAAAATTTGAATCCACATGGGAATCTGCCTTGCCCAGTTTACCCCGAAACATAGCACCAGTTGAAAGGCCACCTAAAGAAGATCTGGTGCGAAGACATCTCTTTAGAAAATAAATTTTCTACAATGATACTACTAAATTTTgttattatattgttttatttacaTTTACTTTACTAATGCATATTATGGTTATCCTTCTTGTAAATGTTGTATTAAATTTTTTCGTTTCTTGTAATTATAACATCGTTTTACATGTACATGTTGCAAATGTTAATTAGtttttgttattaaaaataaattgttcaaatatctTGCTgaatttttatacaatttttctaGTTGTTCAAGGTGAAACCCACTGGAATTCTGTATTATAAAtttagtaaataaaataaattgcaataCATAAAATTATTAAAACCTTTCAtagtaaaaatttttttaaaaaatgtatttaaaatgttatattaaaaaatgaatataatacAACAATTGCAatttattaaataatatttatataaaaaaattggataaatgaaaataccaaaatataatattttgtttagcaaaaaatactaaatattgtAAATCTAAATTAGCAAAAAACATGGAAACATCCGAATAGTATTGGAAACCGGTATATTGTCATTCATGGTCAGGAAAAGGCTctctaatttttttgttacacatGAGGGAATTGGTATCCATACATGTTTGCCTAGAAATCTATAGATCCAGGTTGTAAACTGACGATATGCTGGAACTCGTAGacaactgtaaaaaacaaaaataaataaataaaaaatatgcatttatCTAAATTGCAGACTATTTTCAACGTTAAaacgatatgtagcagagctaggtatgcgctggtacattctcagtgattggtgaggtggggattatcaatatatggcatataaagaatggtgaagagatattacaggtgtaggactgacataacagggatatgtagcagagctaggtatgcgctggtacattctcagtgattggtgaggtggggattatcaatatatggcatataaagaatggtggagagatattacaggtgtaggactgacataaaatggttatgtagcagagctaggtatgcgctggtacattctcagtgattggtgaggtggggattagcaatatatgtcatataaagaatggtggagagatattacaggtgtaggactgacataacaaggatatgtagcagagctaggtatgcgctggtacattctcagtgattggtgaggtggggattatcaatatatgtcatataaagaatggtggagagatattacagatgtaggactgacataacaaggatatgtagcagagctaggtatgcgctggtatattctcagtgattggtgaggtggggattatcaatatatggcatataaagaatggtggagagatattacaggtgtaggactgacataaaatggttatgtagcagagctaggtatgcgctggtacattctcagtgattggtgaggtggggattatcaatatatggcatataaagaatggtgaagagatattacaggtgtaggactgacataacagggatatgtagcagagctaggtatgcgctggtacattctcagtgattggtgaggtggggattagcaatatatgtcatataaagaatggtggagagatattacaggtgtaggactgacataacaaggatatgtagcagagccaggtatgcgctggtacattctcagtgattggtgaggtggggattatcaatatatgtcatataaagaatggtggagagatattacaggtgtaggactgacataacaaggatatgtagcagagctaggtatgcgctggtatattctcagtgattggtgaggtggggattatcaatatatggcatataaagaatggtggagagatattacaggtgtaggactgacataaaatggttatgtagcagagctaggtatgcgctggtacattctcagtgattggtgaggtggggattatcaatatatgtcatataaagaatggtggagagatattacaggtgtaggactgacataacagggatatgtagcagagctaggtatgcgctggtacattctcagtgattggtgaggtggggattatcaatatatggcatataaagaatggtggagagatattacaggtgtaggactgacataacagggatatgtagcagagctaggtatgcgctggtacattctcagtgattggtgaggtggggattatcaatatatggcatataaagaatggtggagagatattacaggtgtaggactgacataaaatggttatgtagcagagctaggtatgcgctggtacattctcagtgattggtgaggtggggattatcaatatatgtcatataaagaatggtggagagatattacaggtgtaggactgacataaaatggttatgtagcagagctaggtatgcgctggtacattctcagtgattggtgaggtggaggattatcaatatatggcatataaagaatggtggagagatattacaggtgtaggactgacataacagggttatgtagcagagctaggtatgcgctggtacattcttagtgattggtgaggtggggattatcaatatatggcatataaagaatggtggagagatagggtaatacactgatatgtggcTGAGTTGAATATGCACGTTATTACTCTAATGTAGTACAGCTCTAATGGTAACAAATCTGCATCTGTGctgttcagtgatttttttttttataggagacaAAAAAACGAATCATATGGATACAAGcagacatgcatttgggctgcaGTAAATTACAGTTTCTGCTGCACAGATAGGCTTTGGAATAGATATGAAAACTTTTATGTGTAGTTAGTATTCAGGTCATCTAAATGGTAGTCAATAAAATCACTGACCATTGCTCCACGGACTGATGTGAGTCCACAGCAGGAGAGATAAGCTTCACAGACACTTCCTGGTGCCAGCCAGACTGGTGAGTCATACttttcacatgaacgagcacgtaggaatcagctctcagtgtgatgtcataaggaggcgtggacaGGCTTcagtctagctgcctaagcccgcccagccttagaaaCAGAAAAACAGGAAGTGATTTGTGAAGTAACTGCAACTCTGGCTGATtttgcaagatgggaatacccctttaagtcctttCTGACAAAGCAGAAACAGAAGGCCAAAAAGAGAAAGCGCGATcctgtctcctcatcctctgaCGAGTCTCTGACGGCTGAGAGC
This region of Bufo gargarizans isolate SCDJY-AF-19 chromosome 11, ASM1485885v1, whole genome shotgun sequence genomic DNA includes:
- the LOC122921637 gene encoding uncharacterized protein LOC122921637, which translates into the protein MPSCIIKGCTHTWKNKDKNIIMHVFPKDPRIVRKWLEQAPDHFPNVDEWLEKILETQKKNDNYRLCSKHFDYFSYEEGGLRKKLRRDAVPTIFPPNISSTLDSSDATTETESQTTSESLVSSESRSATPLGDVSGELGETKSSDGTLPTIAATPCVKRKQKRRRVSEHPNTQVVSHPVGSSGNVVLHGEINLLGSTIQLHLPITATVTDTNVLLPTYSLPTMVDQSTNTDLYWSKDHKTFVLDTSYVSKVNIGIQTKKIRYRQRGTQCCLLKDRVKRAKGSFSGKKNKKGKTCEKTSLASGKGQLNEDEGSDNGQIDLLEEEIEPSKHSDYDNIQFSEDIEMSQSLFYSTPLSAAKLCSRLEINELSPLKKNIRDCHTIQLTSINLLEEENDAIEEEPDLSPGVIMESDEEEDEDLSTFLEDFEDEIEPLDQVTIDGNQMDIIGGDIKDPVSENKFIVFESCLDSLISMIPCQYRKSCGSRLTHKKIRQIGSAINLDVKCVRGHIQLLWTSQPRVNRISAGNLLLSSAIVLSGNHFLKIKMFFDIINIFMISRSTHYRYQPKYIFPSIHEEWQQERAKIVSALGRSPVCLAGDGQSDSPGFSAKYCIYTMMETDQGKIVDFSVVQIIPPASSVSLEKNAFKETIDRIIEKNINVRIVATDRHVSIRKLIKDEYPRIIHQFDVWHLAKSVGQKILTASKTQNCSALSPWISSIKNHLWWCARNCDGNPTKLVIRWKSVLKHVLNIHEWETEDEYSRCHHNTEIQDKKWLLDHSAAFEKLKSIVESQKLIKDIEHLCFFVIQEI